The stretch of DNA taaagatggtcacagtcacagtttttcttttctgaataTAATTCACaaagtttgcgaagcacctgcggtacggcagccctaaaatgacaagaatcgtgcaggtttcccaaataaggaatatattactTTCCTTATAGGTAATTATCCTTTTTCAAGATACAAGTTTCATTAAAATTGTTTGCCTTGGCCTTTCCAGTCTACAGTTGCCTAGCCTGATCCTAAACAGATAAGAAAAAATGTCCTTTATTAACACTAGTGAACGCGTTTCTGGGCAAACTCTCGATGAGTTAATGAAAAAACAACCGCTGGCTTTAAACTTCGGCTTAAAAACCATGCGTTTAATTCTTTACCGATGTTATGCCTTGAACAATTGCGACCATACGCACGTGCATTACGATGTCACTACCATGGTGACTGaacgagtccccaagggacccacgGCGCTCAGGTAGGCCTCAATATTTTTCACCCTACGTCACAGCGTGCTGTGTGTGGCGTAACTTTATAAGACTTAGGTCTTAAGGGCTAGAAACCTGGTTATTGTCTCCctatgcgcgggtacctcggTACCTGTGTGTtacacagttcgctagatagcggtgatgaggccgaaatctccaacctaaccgtaaagctttagctgccatacggtgattCAGCGTACGTCTGGATGTATGGTATATTTTTGCGTTTGCATCAATACCAGATTTGATCCAagtaaaaacctttttttctgttctttTTCTATTCCCTCTTTTCAGAGTATCTTATTTGGGAGTTTGcagttgttgttatttttttacaaattatttGCTTAATTTGCTTCCAAGCTATAGGCTGTCGTTCGCGTCGCGACTGTCGCCACCGTCGTCGAAAACGTGTCCGACGACAGCGCCGATCATACGGAAACGCTCTGTTGAGCGAAAGAAACGGCACTTTCGCGGagatagaaaaaatatatatatcgGCGACAGTTGCGACAGCGgcgatatatatatatatatatatatattttttttttttaatggaaacCAATATTTTTACTTGTCGCGACGGTAGCAACTAACTTTTCTTAGAGTTCGCGTACGTTACTATCATATACCAGAATCCCACTTCATATAGAGAACATTAAGCCCAAAATTGTCcggtttttgccaaacgcggtcactttcATATAAGAAAACTAacatattccttatttggaaaatgcatggttcttgtaatttttgagGTGAGCGTACCCccaggggcttcgtaaactttatgacttgtaaccagaagagaaaaacagttactgtgaccatctttagtcctcggtaccagaccctcgaaacgacaacgttttctttatATGTCTCACAACAAAATGACGTCAGGCGGGGCCGGAGACGTATACACCGTTTTGTTCATTGAAGGGGTACAGAAATACAACTGCCTTTACAACAAATACAGTAAGGATTAAAAGAGCAAATATACGAAGATAAATTGCTGGACAAAAACAGGCGGCAAATTAAACACGAGTGCATTGAAAGCTgagaaaaagttaaaaaaacatccagTCGCGTGACCTAACAGGAGATACTGATGGAGAACACCATTATAAGCAAAAGGACTTAATAGAGGGATGAGCAAAGGGACGCATGGGATCTCAGTTTCGCTCGTGCAAAACTTTGTCACATGTGAAACAAACAAGGCAGCTTGTCGATTACCATGTAGACGCTGGCGTGGACTTCGTTTGAAGCGCGTTTAGGTACTCAACTTTTAATTCTAATTTCTCATAAACGCAAGTTCGACATGCAACTGCATTAAGAAAGTATTTTCGGTAAGGCCTATTTTAGCCATAGCGTCGGGTAATAGTTTAGAAGATCCGCGGCTTGCGTTCCATTTGTTGAAAAAGGAATGAATTCTTCagttttcaaattatcttTAAAAAAGTACTCTCGAATTGAATATCTGGAATTTATTCTTGTGCAACAATGGTTCTCTTGCCCTTCCACGCAAATTTCCTGAGTTGGACTTAGCAGGAGGCGTTCGCGCCGAAAATAAGCTGTTTAGCTGTTTAGCCAATGACCACCAAGAAGCGAATCTAAACTTCTCGCCTCAGGCCCGCGCGGATGTACCATCGCGTGGTCGCGAATTCTCCTCCAGTCAAACCAAAACATGGTGCAACCGCCTCGCAGAAAATGCACGATATATCTCGACTTTAAAGTTTGCAGTTTAGTAATGCAACAAACACCATGAAagcttaatatttttttcaaattaggCGTATTTTTATGAGGATTGAGGGTGATGTTTGGGGGCAGGCGGACTATAATTTTTGTGCTTTTGTCGCTCGGAGCAAGCACATTGCTTTGGGTGAGCGCGGCTTATTTCCGAAGAAAACGAAGACAGCGACTTTCACTAAATTCCTCCAAAGATGATGGACAAGGAAACAAAATTTCCGGTAAGGAATATAAGATTTGAAAATCTGACGCTAATTATTGGGTTTGGATAGCATCCAACCAAATACAGCTTTACCTTCGCCGCGGTTACAGGTGAAAATGGTTGTCCAAAATAAACCGCAAATATCTGCCTCAAAATAACTGCGAAaccatttctttgttttaaataatGGCTGCATTTATTTAATTGAGCGATTATTTTCTTGGTTGAGgatgtttttattcatttgaATTGAAATTGTTTGCGTGACGCCAAATCCCCCTGGAAACATCCCATacattgtcttttttatattcaaaacAAAGTTAATCCTAGTTTGAAATAGTTATGATTTATAGAATATTTAGTGAGATATTCATACTGGTCCTGCAGATTCATTCCAATATTATGTCTGTAAAGTGTTTGAAATATTATCAACAGTCCTTGAAAATCCTTGAAAACTATTACTGGAAGAAACAAATATTAACTAAGCTTACTTAGTATGATGAATATTGTGAATTTTTACGATAATGCCAGTCATGAACAAATGGAACAACCCGTCCTCTCGTTCTATTTTTCCGCTGCTGTATGATTGGGCAAAGAAAAAATCATATTGTAGGGTTGTCTTCGTAAGAAAAACACTTTATTCTGACAAGTCTAAGCTTTTTCTTTATCCTTCCTACTTTAGCATTCTATTCCAAACTCTTCCAATTTTTCTATGAAGTCCTACTTTTCTATTTTTGCATTGAATCCTACTTTTCCACTTTTGCAGAAGTCCTGCTTTTTCCCTTCTTGCATTGCATTCCTATTTTTCCACTTTTGAGTTCCATTCCTAATTTCCCACTTTTTGGATTGAAGTCTTACTTTTccaatttcacatttttttacttttccaCTTTTTCATTGTATTTCGACATTTCACTTTTTTGATTGAAGTCCTACGTTGCCACTTTCACATTTTACTTTTTCACTTTTGCATTGTATTCTTCTTTTCCACTTTTGAGTTTTATTTCCACTTTTCCATTTTTTGCATTGTACTTCTACTTTTCACTGAAGCATTGTATTACTACTTTTTACCTTTGCATTGAATTCCTTTTTAACAATATTATTTTCCTTGGTCTACAGGTCGAGGGTCAAAATCTCGCTCAGCTAACTTGGATGCCATCGAAAGGTTACGTGCCGGGAGTGCTCTTACTCGTGCATCTTGTCTTGAAAGTTCAAAATTTGCCACAGGTCTGTTATGTCTTTGCTGCCCTTTTTTTGCAATACAGTACATTTCCTGTGTAAATCGACTTTTGGATACCAGATCTGGGGTACTGGAATCTCCATACTAGTCCAACCCTATGACAAATTTATTAATGACATTATTCCCTTCCATTGTTGTATCTCTTTCTTTAATACGCTCCAGTGCATTTTATTGTTATAGACAATGCCACTGATAAATTTGTTAGTGAATTGGAGAACCCTGGGTGAGGGTGTTTGGGGTGTAAGAGCACACTGTCCTCCCACCCATATACATGCTCCCATGCCAAACAATTGAATGAGTATTTTCCCCTGCTGTATTTATTCTGTAGATGACGGTAAGCTGTCTGAGGATAGTGGTGCAGTGGATCTGCAGTGTTCCAGTGAGGATGAACAGCTTATTCAGCATCTCATCACAAAAGGTAGAGCCTCacttaattattaattattgacCATTTGCCTTCAGTTGTTCATCTGCAAAAAGGCAGAGTAATAAACCTTACATTCCTTACCAAATAGCCCAGAGTTATAGCACAGGGGAACCTCTCAATACTGTCAATCACATTTAAGTGCATCAGGGTACTGCATTCACTCACAGAACAGCAAAATTGCATTTGGACAACAGTTCTTGCCAATGAGAGTTATTTCCTTGGTGTCTTCTATTAATAGAGTACCTACTCTACTGTACATATAGCTTCCATGGGTTATCCATTCACTACTCAGGGATCTTTAAATCGTACTGTAAACAACAGGAACGCAAGAGTAGTGCAAGTCACCACAAAGATCTGATAAACATGAACTTCAAGGTCATGCATTAGATTAAGTAAAAACAACTTTTTGGATTATAATAGATCAATTTTTATAGCCCTTATTCATTTCAAGCACATTGACGGTTTGGCATTTATGTATTGTTGTAAATCAGCAATGGGGACACTCTTTATGCAAACCTCTCTCCAATGATACCCACTGTTTATATATGCCTCTCTTTATGCAAACCTCTCTCCAATGATCCCCACTGTTTATATATGCCTCTCTTTATGCAAACCTCTCTCCAATGATCCCCTCTGTTTATATATGCCTATCTTTATGCAAACCTCTCTCCAATGATCCCCACTGTTTATATATGCCTCTCTTTATGCAAACCTCTCTCCAATAATCCCCACTGTTTATATATGCCTCTCTTTATGCAAACCTCTCTCCAATGATCCCCACTGTTTATATATACCTCTCTTTATGCAAACCTCTCTCCAATGATCCCCACTGTTTATATATATGCCTTATTTGTCTTTATCTGTCCGCCATACAGGAGTAAAGGATTTTGAAGCAGCTGTAGAGCACTGGAACACGGCGGCAGACCACATTATACAGCAGCAGCAAGCATCCACAATAGTCGACGGAGAAATCCAAATTCATGAGAAAACACATCAGGAAATTACCCTTAGTACACTGCTCAGTAACGCCCAGCGGCTGCGTATGGCTATTGTTCTACAAGGCTTGGCCCCTAATGAGGCCTTTGCCATCACACCCCAGCGAGTCATGGGATGGGTAGAGGAGGAGACGTTCCAGGCTGAAGAGGGGAACCCTGATGCCGACTCCGATGCTGATTCATTTGTTTCTGCATCAGAATCTGCTGCCCTTGAGGTAgattaaaatataaacatataTGTAATATGAACTAATAATACTGTAGACAGCCTTTTTAAGTGACTGAAGAACATCCAAAGACAGTACATACAGTAtgtactgtaaaaaaaaaaaatgggaaaagCCAGTTATTAATAAGCACTATTAGCCTTCTGAATATTTGAGGTAGTTTGGGTGCTGAAGGTTTCTTTTTCCTTGtctgtacaaaacaaaaataatataattattcAAACCTCCAAAGGAGGCAGCTCGTTGAACTGATAGCCGGAGGGTTTTGAGGGGGCTGACAATACATACTAGGAATGGATGCTACTAGGGCACAGTCATAGTAGGTACtgtatcatgtgaaaaaagGATATACAGTACTTGATAGTCCTTCATTGAGAAATGGCCTTGTgcaccccttcccccaagGTTAATGTCTGCGTACAAGGGATCTCATTCGCTTGATTTTAACAAGCGCCTgccgacatgacggaaaaacatgacgtgatgcttcaaataagcccatttcacatcaatATAAGGCTgcgaatttctctgagtacttagtaacctatagcaaacaaaatatcaagtgtgactttttttaaattgatgcgccttttttaaagtgtcattaaaatttgagcttttcatccctgagctgatacacagggcaatgttgtcaaggaaaaattatcttaaaaagccaaaatctggttatgtgcacttctgcctcacgttatttgtgttttgaaaatcagtaggaacctatagccattgtaagaaattgtgtcttctctctctatctggaattgcgtgttttccaggtttttccatAATGTCGCGCCTGCCGTGATAAATTGAGTTGTGTCCCATGATAAAGATGacaatgagaaatgtgtgatTTTACAGTATGATGACCTTATTGATGACAAGTTTATTCGAGAATCAGAACAGTTAAGGATGTTCAGACAAACCATAATCAAAGCTGCAGGCAGCCACAGGTGGGTCTAATTTATATATTTCAGGGGATACTCTATATATTTCAGGGGATACTCTATATATTTCAGGGGGTACTCCATATATTTCAGGGGCAAAATCACACTTCAACACTCCCATCCTTGCTGCTACCCAGATGTACCATGTATTTTTGCGGGGTAACAACTTAACCTGATATTTTGAGAATACTGTAGAAAAATAGAAAACCTTGTGGGTGTCTTGGGATTTGACGTTTTACCACTCACTATGAAATAGTTCCTATTAGAAACAAGAAACAGACGGGTAATGTAATGAAACTCTATTCTATTGAACTCATAATTCCGGTATGTGCAGAAGGTTGTAGTTCTGAAATTTGACCTTGGGAGAGTGTTAAAAGTCTCAATGATTTTGTGGGTTTAGAATTCAAGGTCAAGTAAAGTATTTTTTGGGTAATCAGCCTGACAGTGTAGcataacaaataaagttacTTAGAGTATTTAATGTGTTCTGCATGATCTTTTAACTAGATCTTTAAAATTGATTAACTTAATTTGGTAAGAATATATTCATTTTGTAACAAATTTATAAAAAGACGCTAATAAGATGATTGTGTTTTTAGCCACTTGGAGTTGTATGTGACAGGGCTGGAGCACTATGCAAGGTGTGACGTTGAGTGCAGGAAAATGAGGTAAGgcgtctgtctgtctctttGTTATTGGGCAACAAGTTCCAGACAGAGATGGTTTGTTTCTCCAGCAAGCCACCCAAACATTGGTCTTTCTCCTCCCCTCATGCCAGTCCACTGTATGACTCTATGTATTTGTCCGTCTCTTCGTTATTGGCACCAAGTTCAAGACAAAGATGGTTTGTTTCTCCAACAAGCCACC from Nematostella vectensis chromosome 8, jaNemVect1.1, whole genome shotgun sequence encodes:
- the LOC5515363 gene encoding mitoguardin 2 isoform X2, producing MFGGRRTIIFVLLSLGASTLLWVSAAYFRRKRRQRLSLNSSKDDGQGNKISGRGSKSRSANLDAIERLRAGSALTRASCLESSKFATDDGKLSEDSGAVDLQCSSEDEQLIQHLITKGVKDFEAAVEHWNTAADHIIQQQQASTIVDGEIQIHEKTHQEITLSTLLSNAQRLRMAIVLQGLAPNEAFAITPQRVMGWVEEETFQAEEGNPDADSDADSFVSASESAALEYDDLIDDKFIRESEQLRMFRQTIIKAAGSHSHLELYVTGLEHYARCDVECRKMRTAEVGCDSDMEFLAKVYCLRQASELAFSSRDNCTWFANSGRFLLSSIIRIAGKNPTDFIAAFDELLEYCAAPENLSQIEEELQTRGVPMLSFYDVILDYVLLDAFDDLATPPYSVATAIQNRWLSASIKETELLCSYKLGISARLLYLVRWLKTL
- the LOC5515363 gene encoding mitoguardin 2 isoform X1 encodes the protein MFGGRRTIIFVLLSLGASTLLWVSAAYFRRKRRQRLSLNSSKDDGQGNKISGRGSKSRSANLDAIERLRAGSALTRASCLESSKFATDDGKLSEDSGAVDLQCSSEDEQLIQHLITKGVKDFEAAVEHWNTAADHIIQQQQASTIVDGEIQIHEKTHQEITLSTLLSNAQRLRMAIVLQGLAPNEAFAITPQRVMGWVEEETFQAEEGNPDADSDADSFVSASESAALEYDDLIDDKFIRESEQLRMFRQTIIKAAGSHSHLELYVTGLEHYARCDVECRKMRTAEVGCDSDMEFLAKVYCLRQASELAFSSRDNCTWFANSGRFLLSSIIRIAGKNPTDFIAAFDELLEYCAAPENLSQIEEELQTRGVPMLSFYDVILDYVLLDAFDDLATPPYSVATAIQNRWLSASIKETALTTAIWGVLKAKASYLKDQFGYMAHFYVVSQYILPVLAWGFLGPDNELRGLCEYFKGQMLGYIRDVFSFRTADYSSVKTLSHSIITLARQRSEVLTKRLELALPEDQLPSELFNVY